From Bacteroidota bacterium, the proteins below share one genomic window:
- a CDS encoding T9SS type A sorting domain-containing protein: MKRAIRILAIASFLLLGVHSSRAQWIPDTLINEGKVYSFAVNGSNLFAGTDSGVFLSTDNGTSWTGVNNGLVSAPVYSFAVNGTTLFALLAGAGVYRSTDNGSTWTAVNNGITDLFDNSLGVSGTNILAGGETGHIYLSTDNGDDWTAVTSGVVSSNISSFVQSGTNLFAASYGEGVILSTDNGTTWTPATTGLFASVNCLAVLGSNLFAATDSGVFLSTNNGANWQPADSGLTLLFLPMNSLAVSGTDIYVSSYLVYKSTDNGTSWVDSSDGLPESSPVNALAVQGSFLYAGMTGGLYQHDLPVDLPVELAAFSASYTGSTIELQWKTATEINNAGFDIQRRSAGTQQWTKVGSVSGAGTSNVPHSYSFKDNVGTAGTYSYRLKQTDHNGAFSYSREIEVSIGGAPRVFGMSQNYPNPFNPSTNIQFTVPADGRATLNVYNAIGQLVATLFDGIAKAGQYNQATFDGSRFASGIYFSRLESNGRTELKKMLLLK, encoded by the coding sequence ATGAAACGTGCGATACGAATACTTGCGATAGCATCCTTCTTGCTCCTTGGCGTCCATTCTTCACGAGCGCAGTGGATTCCCGATACCCTCATTAATGAAGGGAAGGTGTATTCATTTGCCGTAAACGGGTCAAACCTCTTTGCGGGAACAGACAGCGGTGTGTTTCTCTCGACCGATAATGGCACAAGCTGGACAGGGGTGAATAACGGTTTAGTAAGTGCCCCTGTCTATTCCTTTGCTGTAAATGGCACTACCCTCTTTGCATTGCTTGCCGGAGCAGGAGTGTATCGTTCTACCGACAATGGCAGCACTTGGACCGCTGTCAATAATGGAATTACTGATCTATTTGATAATTCCCTTGGAGTCAGCGGAACGAACATTTTGGCAGGGGGCGAAACGGGGCACATATATCTTTCCACCGACAACGGAGATGACTGGACAGCTGTCACTTCTGGAGTAGTAAGTTCTAATATTTCTTCTTTTGTCCAAAGCGGAACAAACCTTTTTGCAGCTTCCTATGGAGAGGGAGTTATTCTGTCGACCGACAACGGGACCACTTGGACACCGGCCACTACGGGATTATTCGCTAGCGTGAATTGCTTAGCAGTTTTGGGTTCTAATCTCTTTGCCGCAACCGACAGCGGTGTATTCCTTTCTACCAACAACGGTGCGAATTGGCAGCCGGCCGACTCAGGGTTGACATTGCTGTTTCTGCCGATGAATTCTTTGGCCGTTTCCGGCACAGATATTTATGTTTCGTCATACTTAGTTTACAAATCCACCGACAATGGAACAAGCTGGGTTGACTCGAGTGATGGATTACCAGAAAGCTCACCTGTTAATGCTTTGGCTGTCCAAGGTTCGTTTCTTTATGCGGGAATGACGGGGGGCTTGTACCAACACGACCTCCCTGTGGACCTCCCTGTTGAATTGGCAGCATTCTCCGCTTCCTACACCGGGTCAACGATTGAGCTGCAATGGAAGACGGCAACGGAAATCAACAACGCTGGATTTGATATACAACGGCGATCAGCGGGCACGCAGCAGTGGACAAAGGTCGGCTCGGTCTCTGGCGCGGGCACAAGCAACGTCCCTCATTCGTATTCTTTTAAGGACAACGTCGGGACCGCAGGTACCTATTCGTACCGGTTAAAGCAAACCGACCATAACGGTGCGTTCAGCTATTCACGTGAGATCGAAGTGTCCATAGGCGGAGCGCCGAGGGTTTTCGGGATGTCGCAGAATTATCCGAACCCGTTCAACCCGTCGACAAATATCCAGTTCACGGTGCCGGCGGACGGACGTGCAACGTTGAATGTATACAATGCGATCGGACAGCTGGTGGCGACGCTGTTCGATGGAATCGCGAAAGCCGGACAGTATAACCAGGCAACGTTCGATGGCTCGCGCTTTGCGAGCGGAATATATTTTTCGCGGCTGGAGTCGAACGGCAGGACTGAGCTGAAGAAGATGCTGCTGTTGAAGTAA
- the porV gene encoding type IX secretion system outer membrane channel protein PorV, with amino-acid sequence MRRSTMLLFAISAAGIFRTLPAQVTTTAVPFLMIAPDSRASGMGEAGVALADDAWATYWNPAGYAFQSGSEASINYSDWQPALDLGDVWIANMVYKQDVRQLDGTVSAAFTYLNQGEIGRTLNDATVLETFKSYELAFVLGYSTKLSNVLGIGFNLRIIHSAISPFGSPDGQGNGIATGGSFDVGMLYHPQSLVIPLVNHNLGDRLSLGFNLSNIGPKLTYGDASLADPIPMNLRLGLALKLFKNQYNDATFIADFNKLLVNDTDSGSDVFYKAFFTSWTGRTIGEEFRQFDTGLGFEYWYGAPKLFAFRTGYFYEDPAYGNRKFFTFGVGVRVESYEFDFSYIAASEKDDPVGGTLRFTLLASFGGLSKSDRALP; translated from the coding sequence ATGAGACGAAGCACGATGCTTCTCTTTGCAATATCAGCAGCGGGCATTTTCCGGACACTCCCCGCGCAAGTGACCACAACAGCCGTCCCGTTTCTGATGATCGCTCCCGACTCGCGCGCCAGCGGTATGGGAGAGGCGGGTGTCGCCCTGGCCGACGATGCGTGGGCGACATATTGGAATCCGGCGGGGTATGCGTTTCAATCAGGCTCCGAGGCATCGATCAATTATTCAGACTGGCAGCCTGCACTCGACCTCGGCGATGTTTGGATCGCGAACATGGTGTACAAGCAGGACGTCAGGCAGCTGGACGGAACCGTATCTGCGGCATTCACGTATCTCAACCAGGGGGAGATCGGGCGGACGCTGAACGACGCGACCGTCCTTGAGACATTCAAGAGTTACGAACTGGCTTTTGTACTCGGCTATTCGACGAAGCTTTCAAATGTACTCGGCATCGGCTTCAACCTCAGGATCATTCACAGCGCCATTTCGCCGTTCGGTTCGCCTGACGGACAGGGAAACGGGATCGCGACCGGAGGGAGCTTCGACGTCGGCATGCTCTACCATCCTCAGTCCCTCGTCATTCCCCTGGTGAATCACAACCTCGGCGACAGGCTGAGTTTGGGGTTCAACCTCTCGAACATCGGGCCGAAGCTGACGTACGGCGATGCCTCGCTCGCGGATCCAATTCCGATGAACCTTCGTCTCGGACTTGCGCTGAAGCTTTTCAAGAACCAGTACAACGACGCGACCTTCATCGCCGATTTCAACAAGCTGCTGGTCAATGACACGGACAGCGGTTCGGACGTATTCTATAAAGCCTTCTTCACTTCCTGGACGGGGAGGACGATCGGCGAAGAATTCCGTCAATTCGACACTGGGCTGGGTTTCGAGTACTGGTACGGGGCTCCGAAACTTTTTGCCTTCCGGACGGGTTATTTTTATGAGGACCCCGCCTACGGCAACCGTAAGTTTTTCACCTTCGGCGTCGGCGTGCGGGTGGAGTCGTACGAATTTGATTTCAGCTATATCGCGGCGTCGGAGAAGGACGATCCCGTCGGCGGAACGCTCCGGTTCACGCTTCTGGCCTCTTTTGGGGGACTCTCGAAGAGCGACCGGGCGTTGCCGTAG
- a CDS encoding FAD/NAD(P)-binding protein has protein sequence MSSNNTYNPYLMRIEKVTEEAPGVRTFRLKFKNDADREQFTFNAGQFGEYSVFGEGESTFCIASSPTRKEYIECTFRQAGRVTSVLARKEEGDIIGFRGPYGNIFPLEEWKGKNLLFVAGGIALPPMRCVIWNALDLREWFNNVTVVYGARSVADLVYKHELDEWGKRSDMTLVTTVDPGGENPAWKGKVGFVPKVLEDLAPSSEKTIAVVCGPPIMIKFTFPVLERLGFAPQTVFTTLENRMKCGVGKCGHCTVGSVYVCKDGPVFTYEQLRKLPPEY, from the coding sequence ATGTCTTCAAACAATACGTACAATCCGTATTTGATGCGGATCGAAAAGGTCACCGAAGAGGCGCCGGGCGTCAGAACGTTCCGTCTGAAATTTAAGAATGATGCCGATCGTGAACAGTTCACCTTCAACGCAGGACAATTCGGCGAGTATTCCGTCTTCGGGGAAGGCGAATCGACCTTCTGTATCGCATCATCGCCGACGCGCAAAGAATACATTGAGTGCACCTTCCGCCAAGCCGGCCGCGTGACCTCCGTGCTCGCCCGAAAAGAAGAGGGGGACATTATCGGGTTCCGTGGCCCCTATGGAAACATCTTCCCTCTTGAAGAGTGGAAGGGAAAGAACCTGTTATTTGTTGCGGGAGGTATTGCGCTGCCGCCGATGCGTTGCGTTATCTGGAACGCGCTCGACCTGCGCGAATGGTTCAACAACGTCACCGTTGTCTACGGCGCTCGTTCCGTTGCCGACCTTGTGTATAAGCACGAATTGGACGAATGGGGAAAACGATCCGACATGACGCTCGTGACAACGGTCGATCCGGGGGGAGAAAATCCCGCATGGAAAGGCAAGGTTGGATTCGTCCCGAAGGTCTTAGAGGATTTGGCTCCGTCAAGCGAGAAGACGATCGCCGTTGTTTGCGGTCCCCCGATCATGATAAAGTTCACGTTTCCGGTACTGGAACGATTGGGTTTCGCACCGCAAACGGTCTTTACGACGTTAGAGAATAGAATGAAATGCGGTGTAGGGAAATGCGGACATTGTACAGTCGGGTCAGTGTATGTCTGTAAAGACGGACCGGTGTTTACGTACGAGCAGCTCCGGAAACTCCCGCCAGAATATTAA
- a CDS encoding SLBB domain-containing protein — protein MRKYCSIVFAACLMLCLTDADAQINPSSFLSATSAGETSTNYYFARPNDLTLIVNVIGFVQRPGRYEIASSIDLINLIALAGGPTPDGSLSKVTIIRIDGKGEKVTRREFHVDLEDLSSVKQEELQLMPGDFIMVNRTGWAKFRDAFEVVVEVSAVTIAVTQVLNYSKK, from the coding sequence ATGAGAAAATATTGCAGCATTGTTTTTGCCGCATGTCTGATGTTGTGTCTGACAGACGCGGATGCACAGATCAATCCCAGCTCCTTTCTTTCAGCAACGTCGGCGGGGGAGACGAGCACGAACTACTATTTTGCCCGCCCCAACGACCTTACGCTCATCGTGAACGTGATAGGATTCGTGCAGAGACCGGGCAGGTACGAAATCGCGAGCTCGATAGACCTGATCAATTTGATCGCGTTGGCCGGTGGACCGACGCCCGACGGATCGTTGAGTAAAGTGACCATCATCCGGATCGACGGAAAAGGAGAGAAAGTTACACGACGCGAGTTTCACGTCGACCTGGAAGACCTTTCATCGGTGAAACAAGAAGAGCTGCAGCTAATGCCGGGGGATTTCATTATGGTGAATCGCACCGGCTGGGCGAAGTTCAGAGATGCCTTCGAGGTGGTCGTGGAGGTCTCGGCGGTAACGATAGCCGTCACTCAGGTTCTTAACTATTCGAAGAAGTAA
- a CDS encoding phosphatase PAP2 family protein codes for MIRRLAYLALFSSLANFNLAAQDSAAAMSLDRIVINDAKIALEDGLSYWSAPAHFSGRDWIIAGGAAGGLIGLVSADSHLASMFSIQTDDQLPNSPWEIPTYYGEFPYAGIFSAGVYTAGLFSGEKNIRVTGRLLLESLLFSGSAVIVLRYVTARTGPGPGGNSHDFKAFRWDAERQSFPSGHSVAAFAMSTVLAEQINNPFASIGLYGMAALTAYSRVRFTQHWTSDVAAGSALGIATGLYVISREREREGRGGANGGLSIMPTANGLCVQYSFR; via the coding sequence ATGATCCGCCGCCTTGCATATTTAGCCCTCTTTTCATCCCTTGCGAATTTCAACCTGGCCGCACAGGATTCCGCGGCGGCCATGTCCCTCGACCGGATCGTAATCAACGATGCTAAAATCGCACTAGAGGACGGTCTTTCTTACTGGTCGGCACCGGCGCATTTTTCCGGCCGGGATTGGATCATTGCCGGGGGAGCTGCCGGGGGGCTCATTGGCCTGGTCTCCGCTGACAGCCATCTCGCCAGCATGTTCAGCATCCAGACAGATGATCAACTGCCGAATTCTCCATGGGAGATTCCAACCTATTACGGTGAGTTCCCCTACGCGGGGATTTTTTCTGCAGGGGTTTATACAGCAGGTCTCTTTTCAGGGGAGAAAAACATTCGAGTCACCGGGCGGCTCCTTCTCGAAAGTCTGCTCTTCTCCGGTTCAGCGGTCATCGTCCTTCGGTACGTCACGGCTAGAACCGGCCCGGGACCTGGCGGCAATTCGCACGACTTCAAGGCATTCCGTTGGGACGCTGAACGGCAATCCTTCCCTTCGGGGCACAGTGTGGCAGCGTTCGCGATGTCGACGGTACTCGCCGAACAGATCAACAATCCTTTTGCATCGATCGGGCTATACGGCATGGCTGCGCTGACCGCCTATTCACGCGTGCGCTTCACCCAGCACTGGACATCCGACGTAGCGGCAGGCAGTGCGCTGGGAATTGCGACCGGTCTCTATGTTATTTCAAGAGAACGAGAGCGCGAAGGACGAGGCGGCGCCAACGGCGGGCTGTCCATCATGCCGACGGCCAACGGTCTTTGTGTGCAGTATTCATTCCGGTAG
- a CDS encoding polysaccharide biosynthesis tyrosine autokinase, with amino-acid sequence MNSYREPQSNDKGNGRHQADSLVSPLWEYLAILLRGKWIILVSVCVATGLAFLYSNDTKPKFEASSLVLIETKASDKANPMLDLTGATAATKISNEIEILKSRSTIQAVAEALLSQKYINDKKTKIIPILRSAGGRDSLATVEEVSERLEGAVDFSPIHETDIVKITAVSGDPVEAALIANVYTEIYTTQNLQASRLRTTAIREFLQSQLESRKALLDSAENNLQDYMRSSGVVSLDAEGTKVVDQLTALEAQRDAIEVEKSSRLKTLASYKEEFEKLGQSSARAIEESNDSYIALLQEQIAKLEVQRDIVTAQNPGVADQKLYSDKLKEIDQQIASLKKTLAGRTDQFLKSVLPGTGGTSGGGSGSFLAEAKQRIIEQSIELQALDARKSALDGVIQDYEKKFNQIPKKSMDLARLQRAKMSNEKLYLLVEEKYNETSIQEKSEFGYVNIVDPAVVPLTPVGTRLRVYLIFGFVVGLTLGVFVTFVWAFADVRIRTPEDLKRHGFVPLSTISRMNYEIKRIVEDTRDSTAQSPLDIHLVSFYRPFGPIAESYRHLRTNVLATQQDNFPRCIMMTSAIPGEGKTTTACNLAISLAQADKKILLVNGDLRRPTIHEFFGLTNERGLAGFLSGEAGLEDVRQRGVLENLDIIASGELPDNPSELLGSNKMKEFIGMMKQEYDIILADAPPLLAVTDAAVLAKEAEGVVIVASAGMTRANALMSAVELLHSFDARLLGVVLNNFDIRSSFGSYAYGHPNGYYGYESGYYGSNGKRKKSKKRTNRPLESHT; translated from the coding sequence ATGAATTCTTACCGGGAACCGCAAAGTAATGACAAGGGCAACGGACGACACCAGGCAGATTCGCTCGTGTCACCTTTGTGGGAATATTTGGCAATTCTACTCCGAGGGAAGTGGATCATTCTGGTCTCGGTGTGCGTGGCAACCGGCCTCGCTTTCCTGTATTCTAACGACACAAAACCCAAGTTTGAAGCAAGCTCTCTCGTTTTGATCGAGACGAAAGCTAGCGATAAGGCAAATCCGATGCTCGATTTGACGGGAGCGACCGCCGCAACCAAGATTTCGAACGAGATCGAGATATTGAAATCCCGGTCCACCATCCAGGCCGTTGCCGAAGCACTCCTTTCTCAAAAATACATCAATGACAAAAAAACGAAGATCATACCTATTTTGAGGTCGGCGGGGGGCAGAGACTCCCTGGCGACAGTCGAAGAAGTTTCGGAACGATTGGAGGGAGCTGTCGATTTTTCTCCGATCCATGAAACCGATATTGTCAAGATCACGGCAGTGAGCGGGGATCCCGTGGAAGCGGCGCTGATCGCGAACGTGTACACCGAAATTTACACCACGCAAAACCTCCAGGCAAGCCGTCTCCGGACCACCGCGATCCGCGAGTTTCTGCAGTCACAACTTGAATCAAGGAAAGCATTGCTCGATTCAGCTGAAAACAACCTGCAGGACTACATGCGTTCTTCCGGCGTCGTTTCCCTCGATGCAGAGGGGACCAAAGTTGTAGACCAACTAACGGCGCTTGAGGCTCAACGGGACGCCATCGAAGTAGAGAAAAGTTCAAGGCTGAAAACGCTCGCTTCGTATAAGGAAGAATTTGAAAAGCTTGGACAAAGCTCTGCCAGAGCGATCGAAGAATCGAACGACAGCTACATCGCTCTTTTGCAGGAGCAGATAGCGAAGCTTGAAGTGCAGCGCGATATCGTGACCGCGCAGAACCCCGGTGTCGCCGATCAGAAACTTTATTCCGACAAATTGAAGGAGATCGACCAGCAGATAGCCTCCCTGAAAAAGACGCTCGCCGGCCGCACGGACCAATTCCTCAAGTCCGTCCTCCCCGGCACGGGGGGGACATCCGGAGGAGGAAGCGGGTCGTTTCTTGCCGAGGCAAAGCAGAGGATCATCGAGCAGAGCATCGAACTTCAGGCCCTCGACGCGCGAAAAAGCGCGCTCGACGGCGTGATCCAGGACTATGAAAAAAAATTCAATCAGATCCCGAAGAAGAGCATGGATCTGGCTCGATTGCAGCGCGCGAAGATGAGCAATGAAAAACTCTATTTGCTCGTCGAAGAAAAGTATAACGAAACGTCGATACAGGAAAAATCAGAATTCGGGTACGTAAACATTGTCGACCCGGCCGTGGTGCCGCTGACGCCCGTGGGGACGCGTCTTCGTGTCTATCTTATTTTCGGGTTTGTTGTTGGCCTGACCCTCGGAGTCTTCGTCACGTTCGTATGGGCGTTTGCCGACGTCCGCATACGAACACCGGAAGACCTGAAGCGCCACGGGTTTGTCCCGCTCTCGACGATCAGCCGGATGAACTACGAAATAAAAAGGATCGTTGAAGATACCAGGGACAGTACGGCGCAATCTCCGCTCGATATACATCTGGTCTCTTTTTACCGGCCGTTCGGACCGATTGCAGAATCATACAGGCATCTGCGGACCAATGTGCTTGCAACCCAACAGGACAATTTCCCCCGATGCATCATGATGACGAGCGCGATTCCCGGAGAAGGGAAAACGACGACGGCGTGCAACCTTGCCATCTCGCTTGCTCAGGCGGACAAGAAAATTTTGCTCGTGAACGGAGACCTACGGCGTCCGACGATCCATGAGTTCTTCGGGCTTACAAACGAGCGCGGGCTCGCCGGCTTTCTTTCCGGGGAAGCGGGTCTTGAGGATGTGCGCCAGCGGGGAGTTCTGGAGAACCTCGATATCATCGCTTCCGGAGAGCTTCCGGACAATCCTTCCGAGCTTCTTGGTTCAAACAAAATGAAGGAATTCATCGGAATGATGAAACAGGAGTACGACATCATTCTTGCCGACGCACCGCCGCTGCTGGCTGTGACGGATGCAGCCGTGCTGGCAAAAGAAGCAGAAGGCGTTGTGATCGTTGCATCTGCCGGGATGACGAGGGCCAATGCCCTGATGTCCGCTGTCGAGCTGCTTCACAGCTTCGACGCAAGATTGCTCGGTGTGGTTCTGAATAACTTTGATATACGCTCTTCTTTCGGCTCGTATGCGTACGGCCACCCGAACGGCTACTATGGTTATGAATCAGGATACTACGGTTCCAACGGGAAGAGGAAAAAGTCAAAAAAAAGAACGAACCGGCCGCTGGAATCCCACACGTGA
- a CDS encoding UpxY family transcription antiterminator, whose product MSVVAPQWYALYLRSRYEKKVAIELEKKKIEQFLPLIEEVHVWSDRKKKVTEPLFRGYLFVRTDLRDRETILRTNGVIRFVGIQSKPSRVPDLQIDWLRRVVGGSKAVQRESYLEVGERVRIISGPLIGVEGIINRVNGGSRVIVPIAAVQQSVSFQVPSELLELIRSNDG is encoded by the coding sequence ATGTCAGTCGTGGCACCTCAATGGTATGCCCTCTACCTGCGTAGCAGGTACGAAAAAAAAGTGGCCATCGAACTGGAGAAAAAAAAGATCGAACAATTCCTCCCGTTGATCGAAGAGGTGCACGTATGGAGCGACCGGAAGAAAAAGGTGACGGAGCCCCTCTTCCGGGGATATCTTTTCGTCAGAACCGATTTGCGGGACAGAGAGACAATCCTGAGGACAAACGGAGTTATCCGGTTTGTCGGCATCCAGAGCAAGCCGTCGCGAGTTCCCGATTTGCAAATAGACTGGCTTCGGCGGGTGGTCGGCGGATCAAAAGCAGTCCAGCGCGAATCGTATCTCGAAGTCGGTGAAAGGGTCAGGATCATCAGCGGACCGTTGATTGGGGTAGAGGGAATCATAAACAGAGTGAACGGAGGCTCACGCGTGATTGTGCCAATTGCCGCAGTGCAGCAGTCTGTTTCGTTTCAGGTGCCGTCAGAGCTTCTGGAACTTATCCGCAGTAATGATGGCTGA
- a CDS encoding 4Fe-4S dicluster domain-containing protein — MDTYSLSHENLLTLLDAITASGKKLYAPQRKGEKVFFAPVTDVNAVVFDFTQTTESPKELLFPKYQRLISYDFEDGEVRVKDYAAVPVPECVLFGSRPCDASALQRLADFFARDISDVFVAQRMNALTVISVSCTKADADCFCTSASSSPGDATGSDILLTPVENGCYFVESGSEKGAALIASHNDLFAEPAPIGKEIYLAKVERAFSHHELSQKLAGGFGNAIWYEASLRCIGCGACAFVCPMCSCFDIQDEGTAKKGDRARCWDSCAFALFTLHTSGHNPRPVQSDRWRQRVMHKFCYQPQQYELPGCVGCGRCSRACPADMNLKEQLLDVAAAIETV, encoded by the coding sequence ATGGATACATACTCACTCTCCCATGAAAACTTGCTGACACTTCTTGATGCGATCACTGCATCCGGCAAGAAACTCTACGCGCCGCAGCGCAAGGGGGAGAAAGTTTTTTTCGCTCCTGTTACGGATGTGAACGCCGTGGTGTTTGACTTCACCCAGACAACGGAATCGCCAAAGGAACTGCTCTTTCCGAAATATCAGAGGCTTATCTCGTACGATTTCGAAGACGGCGAGGTACGCGTGAAGGATTACGCAGCGGTGCCGGTGCCCGAATGCGTGCTTTTCGGTTCCCGTCCCTGCGACGCTTCGGCGCTGCAGCGGCTCGCCGATTTCTTCGCCCGCGATATTTCCGATGTATTTGTCGCTCAACGAATGAACGCACTGACCGTCATCAGCGTGAGCTGCACAAAAGCTGATGCCGATTGCTTCTGCACGTCTGCGAGCAGTTCGCCCGGGGACGCAACAGGAAGCGATATTCTCTTGACGCCGGTCGAAAACGGCTGCTATTTCGTCGAATCCGGCTCGGAAAAAGGGGCTGCTCTGATTGCATCGCACAACGATCTGTTCGCAGAGCCCGCGCCCATCGGGAAAGAAATATACTTAGCAAAGGTTGAAAGGGCATTTTCGCATCATGAGCTTTCCCAAAAGCTCGCGGGGGGTTTCGGGAATGCGATCTGGTACGAAGCTTCCTTGCGCTGTATTGGATGCGGCGCGTGCGCGTTCGTATGCCCGATGTGTTCGTGCTTCGACATCCAGGATGAGGGGACGGCAAAGAAAGGCGATCGTGCGCGCTGCTGGGATTCTTGCGCGTTCGCGCTGTTCACGCTGCACACGTCCGGGCACAATCCGCGTCCCGTCCAAAGCGACCGCTGGCGGCAGCGGGTGATGCATAAGTTTTGCTACCAGCCGCAGCAGTATGAATTACCCGGTTGTGTCGGCTGCGGACGATGCTCGCGTGCGTGTCCCGCAGATATGAACCTGAAAGAACAGCTCCTTGATGTTGCCGCCGCGATCGAAACGGTGTGA